The Flavobacterium piscisymbiosum genome includes a region encoding these proteins:
- a CDS encoding phage tail protein, whose protein sequence is MDVFLGTILAFGFNFNPRGWAFCWGQTLGIAQNTALFSLLGTTYGGNGQTTFALPDLRGRSLVGMGQGPGLTTIVQGEVAGVESITLTANNMPIHGHPLAAATSPITVAVNAISLKPISNDPDGGNNYFAAGGTTPNIYSETGGTSNAVGGVTAAISGATGVAGGSQPFGLRNPYLGINYCIALEGIFPSRN, encoded by the coding sequence ATGGACGTATTTTTAGGAACAATTCTAGCTTTTGGATTTAACTTTAACCCTAGAGGATGGGCATTTTGCTGGGGACAAACTTTAGGAATAGCTCAAAACACTGCTTTATTCTCTTTACTGGGAACAACTTACGGAGGAAATGGTCAAACAACATTTGCTCTGCCTGATTTAAGAGGAAGATCTCTTGTAGGAATGGGACAAGGACCTGGTTTAACTACTATTGTTCAGGGAGAAGTAGCTGGGGTTGAAAGCATTACACTTACAGCAAACAATATGCCTATACACGGTCACCCTCTTGCTGCGGCTACATCTCCTATTACTGTGGCTGTCAATGCAATAAGTTTAAAACCAATAAGCAATGATCCTGATGGTGGTAATAATTATTTTGCTGCTGGAGGAACTACTCCAAATATCTATAGTGAAACTGGAGGGACAAGTAATGCAGTTGGTGGTGTAACTGCAGCAATTAGCGGTGCTACAGGTGTTGCAGGAGGTAGCCAACCATTTGGTTTAAGAAACCCATATCTAGGTATAAATTACTGTATAGCTTTAGAAGGGATTTTTCCATCTAGAAACTAA
- a CDS encoding outer membrane beta-barrel protein: MKKYIRNYITSISIVTVVLGSCLNSYGQDKKQELSIAVGGPFSFLKSNTGDVVPGNGFNAGIRYSYYLNEGLSIGIGAEYQTYTSDVKYGFYGGQYNAVDAENEAFQFRYKATNLREQQKLGYVNIPITIQFETPGATKLYLAAGAKIGFATTGSYESTFQNLTTSGYYPQYNVELFSPAFAGFESQNNLKTSKQDLDTEVSYSATFETGLKQKIGDRSAIYIGLYLDYGLNNIYDKKGSKNLVQYQPELPVQLQYNSVLDASNSNDIRLVSYGLKLRYAIR, translated from the coding sequence ATGAAAAAATATATACGAAACTATATAACATCAATATCCATCGTTACAGTAGTTTTAGGATCTTGCCTAAATAGTTACGGTCAGGATAAAAAACAGGAATTATCAATAGCTGTGGGAGGACCGTTTTCATTTCTAAAATCTAATACTGGAGATGTAGTTCCAGGAAACGGTTTCAATGCAGGAATTCGATATTCTTACTACTTAAATGAAGGTTTAAGTATTGGTATTGGTGCCGAATATCAAACCTATACTTCTGATGTAAAATATGGATTTTATGGCGGACAATACAATGCGGTTGATGCTGAAAATGAAGCTTTTCAATTTCGATATAAAGCAACTAATTTAAGAGAACAGCAAAAATTAGGATACGTTAATATTCCAATTACTATTCAGTTTGAAACTCCGGGAGCTACAAAATTATATCTTGCAGCGGGAGCTAAAATAGGTTTTGCTACAACCGGAAGCTACGAAAGCACATTCCAGAACCTGACTACAAGCGGATACTATCCGCAATATAATGTCGAATTATTTAGTCCGGCATTTGCAGGGTTTGAGAGCCAAAACAATCTTAAAACAAGCAAACAGGATCTGGATACAGAGGTGTCTTATTCTGCTACATTCGAAACCGGTTTGAAACAAAAAATTGGTGATCGAAGTGCTATTTATATCGGACTTTATTTAGACTACGGATTAAATAATATCTATGATAAGAAAGGAAGTAAAAATCTGGTACAATACCAACCGGAATTACCTGTTCAATTACAATACAACAGCGTACTTGATGCTTCTAATTCAAATGATATCAGATTGGTTTCTTACGGACTTAAGCTAAGATATGCCATTCGATAA
- a CDS encoding DNA alkylation repair protein produces MIETKRKGSRSAKDIPTSILNQLNKGEIETANLVEWLAVDQKLLLENVLKQLNLNQYIEPIINSINSLQKQTVNTINETIGNGLLEMVTQESDAKILDTIQSHQSDLVRCWATYIIGHNTNLTIAEKLTQIKPFAADKHFGVREISWLAIRPELIKNLDESLAILSKWTNHTDENVRRFASEATRPRGVWSEHIEKLKQNPELGLVILEHLYSDSSKYVQNSVANWLNDVSKTKPQFVLNICAKWQEKSASKETIYIIKKALRTIEK; encoded by the coding sequence ATGATTGAAACAAAACGTAAAGGATCCCGTTCTGCAAAAGATATTCCAACATCAATCTTAAATCAATTAAATAAAGGAGAAATTGAAACTGCAAATTTAGTAGAATGGTTAGCTGTAGATCAAAAATTACTTCTTGAAAATGTATTAAAACAGCTTAACCTTAATCAATATATTGAACCAATTATCAATAGCATTAACTCCTTGCAGAAACAAACGGTTAATACGATAAACGAAACTATTGGAAATGGTCTTTTAGAAATGGTAACGCAAGAAAGCGATGCAAAAATTCTTGACACAATACAATCACATCAATCAGATTTGGTACGATGTTGGGCGACCTACATCATTGGTCACAATACCAACTTAACAATTGCCGAAAAACTTACCCAAATTAAGCCTTTTGCAGCAGATAAACATTTTGGTGTTAGAGAAATAAGCTGGCTGGCAATTCGACCTGAATTAATTAAAAATCTTGACGAAAGTTTAGCAATCCTTTCAAAATGGACAAATCATACAGATGAAAATGTAAGACGCTTTGCAAGTGAAGCTACGCGACCAAGAGGTGTTTGGAGTGAACATATCGAGAAATTAAAACAAAATCCGGAGTTAGGTTTGGTGATTTTAGAACACTTATATTCTGATTCTTCAAAATATGTGCAAAACAGTGTGGCAAACTGGCTGAACGATGTTAGTAAAACCAAGCCGCAATTTGTTTTAAATATTTGTGCCAAATGGCAGGAAAAAAGCGCATCAAAAGAAACCATTTATATTATAAAAAAAGCGTTGAGAACAATCGAAAAATAA
- a CDS encoding winged helix-turn-helix transcriptional regulator: MKIKERVEENKICPLEIAVNSISGKWKIPIVWQINEGKKRPSEFLRGIAKVDRRVLNQQLKEMEQDGILIKKSFNELPPRVEYSLTEVGKKLVEVLWLLNDWGKLLIVDEEV; encoded by the coding sequence ATGAAAATAAAGGAAAGAGTAGAAGAAAATAAAATTTGTCCGTTAGAAATTGCTGTAAATTCTATCAGCGGAAAATGGAAAATTCCTATTGTTTGGCAAATTAACGAAGGAAAGAAACGTCCGAGTGAATTTTTACGTGGTATTGCTAAAGTAGACAGGCGCGTTTTGAATCAACAGCTTAAAGAGATGGAACAAGACGGAATTTTAATTAAAAAGTCTTTCAATGAGTTACCCCCAAGGGTAGAATATTCTCTGACTGAAGTAGGAAAGAAGCTGGTAGAAGTTTTATGGTTGCTAAACGATTGGGGAAAATTGCTAATTGTCGACGAAGAAGTTTAA
- a CDS encoding T9SS type A sorting domain-containing protein gives MKKKLLLFIIFLCTFFVQQNLKAQATVLAPGDIAFIGYQAGTPTDGFSFITLKDINAGTLVYFTEDGWGNGSWTPTNFETHLLWTVPAFTPAGKIVSIVETSADTFTVTGTTGVTLASGSGFNLTNAGDQILVYQSATGPRPAVPTFIGGIHADYNSSDYDPITTWSNAAQVNLFGGSESSLPPGLTNGVNCISLFPASGPAEANNSKYIGTLTGTTADLLAKINNPSAIYWSHSNGTVDLGIIPTSYPAPSITLAVAPTVTSAVAASIKSVSATLGGEVTADGGDTTIERGIVWATTVNPTIANNKVQIGTGTGTFGNVVTGLPAATTIYYRAYATNSGGTNYGGEFNFTTGAALTAPATIAKTNVSCNGGNNGTATIVVSGGSIPYTYSWSPSGGTNATASVLGVGVYNVTVTDGEGTQITRSATITQPPVLNASPAFTNVACNGGANGVAAVSATGGAGGYTYLWNTGATTSAITGLMAGTYSVTVTDANSCTKTVNNIQVTQPSVLNATSAVTNVSCNGGSNGVASVTATGGAGGYTYLWNTGASTAAITGRPAGTYSVTVTDANSCTITLNNITITQPPAVVSGTTVVSNISCFAGSNGAINLTPSGGTGPYTFNWGGGITTEDRTGLAAGTYSVTITDVNGCTGTVSNIAVAQPTAAVGGTTVVTNVSCFAGTNGTINLTPSGGTAPYTFNWGGGITTEDRTGLVAGTYSVTITDNNGCTGTVSNIAVTQPPVLNGTPAVTNVSCNGGSNGVASITATGGTPGYTYLWSNGATTSAITGLSAGIYNVTITDFKGCTKTVSDIMVTEPPVLAASQGTVNNVSCNGGSNGTATVAVTGGTGSYTYSWSPSGGTGATASGLTQGTYTVTVTDANSCQTTQSFTITEPTPLSVTTSQTNLVCNGAATGEATVNVTGGTGTYTYLWSPTGGTAATATGLTAGTYTVTIKDANLCQTTQSFTITEPSALVATPVAQTNIGCRNEATGSATVSATGGTGTYTYSWSPSGGTAATATGLAAGTYTVIITDANLCQTTQTFTITQPAAILSASTASTGVSCFGGSNGTASVTVSGGTPTYTYLWAPLGGTSSSISGRPAGNYTCTITDANGCTLVKNITISTPAAFSATVTQTNVSCNGGTNGSATVNATGATAPYSYQWSPTGGTAKTASGLAAGTYTVTIQDANTCTYTANVTITEPAILAATTSQTNVLCNGGATGTATVTASGGTLNYTYLWSPSGGTAATATGLTAGNYSCLITDNNGCTLTKTFTINQPSVLTATTSQINATCVVGGQASVTPSGGTTPYNYLWSNRVTTQTVTGLSAGNYSALITDANGCTITKNFTITTVNTLVATVSQTNVLCNGSNTGTATVVPSGAPGPYTYVWAPTGGTASTATGLTAGNYSVTITSANGCSIVKNFTITEPTPIVVTPSQTNISCNEGSNGSASVVVTGGTGAYSYVWSPSGGTAATASGLTAGTYTVTITDANLCQTTQSFTLTQPAALIATPSQTNVSCNGGSNGSATVSVTGGTGAYSYVWSPSGGTAATASGLTAGTYTVTITDANTCQTTATVTITEPALLAATTSQVNVSCNGQSDASATVTVTGGTGVYTYAWSPSGGNAATATGLSAGNYSVLITDANNCTLTQNVTISTIQDVTAPVPNVANLPAISNYCSILPAQITIPTATDNCSGIISATTTDPLTYTAVGNYVITWTYTDASGNFATQQQNLTVTASPLDQVTFANAAFTYNGSVRTIQVANLPAGASVVYATTPSTGTANGATNAGVYTVTATVTPDVSSPNCSPVTLTAQLTINKAAQQITFGAILPKIFGVGNDFSLNGSSNSGLPIRYSFTYTSALPPANVSALGLVNVLRSGEVLIVAHQDGNENYLPAADVSQVLVIKNNDVTVSKITLGSQVYLNPAKEIKYLMECGESNVNVAFTNETGATFSPSANFTITPPKPGIYTQNVTVTSQDGTVTANYALTIEKPFGFYDIVHQKFNNVLLINNNPQTNGGYEFVSYQWFKNGQLVGTGQYYSAGDDLANSLDKSADFSVKMTTKDGKTLQTCSTKITTQKSLAARLYPNPIQSGQVITVEADYPAEELENMQISLYNVSGQLIKTLKSSTVRTEIQLPDAESNMYVVVIETPNIKKTLKVIVNK, from the coding sequence ATGAAAAAAAAATTACTCTTATTTATCATCTTTTTGTGTACATTTTTTGTACAACAAAACCTTAAAGCCCAGGCAACTGTCTTGGCGCCAGGTGATATAGCATTTATTGGTTATCAAGCGGGAACTCCAACCGATGGTTTCTCTTTTATCACTCTTAAAGATATCAATGCCGGAACGCTTGTATATTTTACAGAAGATGGCTGGGGAAACGGTTCATGGACTCCAACAAACTTCGAAACACATTTATTGTGGACTGTTCCAGCCTTTACACCTGCTGGTAAAATTGTATCAATAGTCGAAACTTCGGCTGATACTTTTACAGTTACAGGCACAACTGGAGTAACACTTGCGTCAGGTTCAGGTTTTAATCTTACTAATGCCGGCGACCAAATATTGGTGTATCAGTCTGCAACGGGTCCAAGACCGGCGGTACCTACATTTATTGGAGGTATCCATGCAGATTATAACTCTTCAGATTATGACCCTATAACAACATGGAGTAATGCAGCACAAGTAAATTTATTTGGAGGATCTGAAAGTTCATTACCTCCCGGTTTAACCAACGGGGTAAATTGTATTTCGTTGTTTCCGGCATCAGGTCCCGCTGAAGCTAATAACAGTAAATACATAGGGACTTTGACAGGTACTACTGCTGATTTATTGGCAAAAATTAACAATCCTTCAGCCATATACTGGTCACATAGTAACGGAACCGTTGATTTAGGAATAATTCCTACTAGTTATCCTGCACCAAGTATTACACTTGCAGTTGCACCAACTGTAACATCTGCTGTGGCAGCAAGCATCAAATCTGTTTCTGCAACACTTGGTGGTGAGGTTACTGCTGATGGTGGTGATACAACCATAGAAAGAGGAATTGTGTGGGCTACAACGGTAAACCCAACTATTGCAAATAATAAAGTTCAAATAGGGACCGGAACTGGGACATTTGGTAATGTTGTAACGGGACTTCCTGCTGCAACAACTATTTATTATAGAGCGTATGCTACCAATAGCGGCGGAACTAATTACGGAGGTGAATTTAATTTTACAACAGGAGCTGCATTAACTGCTCCGGCAACTATTGCTAAAACAAATGTCAGCTGTAACGGAGGAAACAATGGTACTGCTACAATTGTTGTAAGCGGAGGATCAATTCCTTATACTTATTCATGGTCGCCATCTGGAGGAACAAATGCAACAGCATCTGTTCTTGGTGTTGGAGTTTATAATGTAACGGTTACCGATGGTGAAGGAACACAAATAACTAGATCTGCTACTATAACTCAGCCACCTGTATTAAACGCTTCACCTGCTTTTACAAACGTAGCGTGTAATGGAGGTGCTAATGGTGTTGCTGCTGTATCTGCAACTGGAGGTGCAGGAGGTTATACTTATCTATGGAATACTGGTGCTACAACATCTGCTATTACAGGTCTTATGGCTGGAACATATAGTGTAACTGTTACAGACGCAAATTCTTGTACCAAAACGGTAAATAATATTCAAGTAACACAACCAAGTGTATTAAATGCTACATCTGCTGTTACAAACGTATCATGTAATGGAGGCAGTAATGGTGTCGCTTCTGTAACTGCAACAGGAGGAGCCGGAGGTTATACGTACTTATGGAATACAGGTGCTTCAACAGCTGCTATAACAGGTCGTCCAGCAGGTACTTACAGCGTGACGGTTACAGATGCAAATTCATGTACTATAACGCTAAATAATATTACAATAACGCAACCTCCTGCTGTAGTTAGTGGAACTACAGTAGTATCCAACATATCTTGTTTTGCAGGCTCAAACGGAGCTATCAACCTTACTCCATCAGGCGGTACTGGTCCATACACCTTTAATTGGGGTGGCGGTATTACAACTGAAGACAGAACAGGTTTAGCAGCTGGTACTTATTCAGTTACCATTACCGATGTTAACGGATGTACAGGAACGGTAAGTAATATTGCTGTGGCACAACCTACTGCTGCAGTTGGCGGTACTACAGTAGTAACCAACGTATCTTGTTTTGCAGGTACAAATGGAACTATCAACCTTACACCATCAGGCGGTACAGCTCCCTATACCTTCAATTGGGGTGGTGGTATTACAACTGAAGACAGAACAGGTTTAGTTGCTGGTACTTATTCAGTAACCATCACCGATAATAACGGATGTACAGGAACGGTAAGCAATATTGCAGTAACTCAGCCTCCAGTATTAAACGGAACTCCGGCTGTAACTAATGTTTCTTGTAACGGAGGCTCAAATGGTGTTGCTTCTATTACTGCAACCGGAGGTACTCCCGGATATACTTATTTATGGTCGAACGGAGCTACAACTTCTGCTATTACAGGACTTTCTGCCGGAATTTACAATGTAACTATTACAGATTTTAAAGGCTGTACAAAAACTGTAAGCGATATTATGGTAACGGAGCCACCAGTATTGGCGGCATCACAGGGTACAGTAAATAATGTAAGCTGTAACGGAGGTTCAAACGGAACTGCAACTGTTGCAGTTACTGGAGGAACTGGCAGCTACACTTATTCATGGTCTCCATCAGGAGGTACGGGAGCAACAGCATCAGGTCTTACACAAGGTACTTATACAGTAACTGTTACTGATGCAAACTCATGTCAAACTACCCAAAGTTTTACTATTACCGAACCTACTCCACTTTCTGTAACAACATCGCAAACTAATCTAGTATGTAATGGCGCTGCAACAGGAGAGGCAACAGTAAACGTAACAGGAGGAACAGGAACTTATACTTATTTATGGTCACCAACGGGAGGAACTGCAGCAACTGCAACAGGGCTTACAGCAGGAACTTACACAGTAACAATAAAAGATGCCAACTTGTGTCAAACAACGCAAAGTTTTACTATTACCGAGCCAAGTGCATTGGTTGCTACACCAGTTGCGCAAACTAATATAGGATGTCGCAACGAAGCTACAGGATCTGCAACAGTAAGTGCAACAGGCGGAACAGGAACTTATACTTATTCATGGTCTCCATCTGGCGGAACTGCTGCAACTGCAACAGGACTTGCTGCAGGAACTTATACAGTAATTATTACTGATGCTAACTTATGTCAAACAACACAAACTTTTACTATTACACAACCAGCAGCCATTCTTTCTGCATCAACAGCATCAACTGGTGTTAGTTGTTTTGGAGGATCAAATGGTACTGCAAGCGTAACAGTATCAGGAGGAACTCCTACTTATACTTATTTATGGGCTCCTTTGGGAGGAACTTCATCCTCTATTAGTGGCAGACCAGCAGGAAATTATACTTGTACTATTACAGATGCAAACGGATGTACATTGGTTAAAAATATTACCATTAGCACACCTGCTGCATTTTCTGCAACAGTAACACAAACAAATGTTTCATGTAATGGAGGAACTAACGGTAGCGCTACTGTAAATGCAACAGGAGCTACAGCTCCATATAGCTACCAATGGTCGCCAACAGGAGGAACTGCTAAAACTGCTTCAGGATTAGCGGCGGGAACTTATACTGTAACTATTCAGGATGCTAACACTTGTACATACACAGCAAATGTTACCATAACAGAACCTGCAATTTTAGCAGCAACGACATCACAAACTAATGTTCTTTGTAATGGAGGAGCAACTGGTACAGCAACGGTAACTGCTTCTGGAGGAACATTAAACTATACCTACTTATGGTCTCCTTCTGGAGGAACAGCTGCAACTGCAACTGGCCTTACTGCTGGAAATTATAGCTGTTTAATTACAGATAATAACGGATGTACCTTAACTAAAACTTTTACAATCAATCAGCCTTCTGTTTTAACAGCTACAACATCACAAATCAATGCAACTTGTGTTGTGGGTGGGCAAGCTTCTGTTACTCCATCAGGAGGAACAACTCCTTACAATTATTTATGGTCTAATAGAGTAACAACTCAAACAGTAACAGGTTTATCAGCTGGCAATTATAGCGCTCTGATCACAGATGCTAATGGATGTACAATTACAAAAAACTTTACAATCACTACTGTAAATACATTAGTTGCTACAGTATCTCAAACCAATGTTTTATGTAATGGATCAAACACAGGAACTGCAACAGTAGTACCTTCAGGAGCTCCGGGTCCATATACATATGTTTGGGCTCCAACTGGAGGAACTGCTTCAACAGCAACAGGACTTACAGCGGGTAATTATTCGGTAACCATAACTTCTGCAAACGGATGTTCAATTGTAAAAAACTTTACAATTACAGAACCTACTCCAATAGTAGTTACTCCTTCACAAACAAATATTTCATGTAATGAAGGTTCTAACGGATCAGCTTCAGTAGTTGTAACTGGAGGAACAGGCGCATATAGTTATGTATGGTCACCTTCTGGCGGAACTGCTGCAACTGCATCAGGACTTACTGCAGGAACTTATACAGTAACTATTACAGATGCTAATTTATGTCAGACAACACAAAGTTTTACATTAACACAACCAGCTGCTTTAATAGCAACACCATCTCAAACTAACGTTTCTTGTAACGGTGGATCTAACGGATCTGCAACTGTTTCAGTAACGGGCGGAACTGGTGCTTACAGTTATGTATGGTCACCTTCTGGAGGAACTGCTGCAACTGCATCAGGACTTACTGCCGGAACTTATACGGTAACTATCACTGATGCTAACACCTGTCAAACAACAGCAACAGTTACAATAACAGAACCTGCTCTACTTGCAGCAACAACATCACAAGTGAATGTTTCTTGCAACGGACAAAGTGATGCTTCGGCAACTGTAACTGTAACAGGCGGAACTGGTGTTTATACGTATGCATGGTCACCTTCTGGCGGAAATGCAGCAACAGCAACCGGATTAAGCGCAGGAAATTATTCTGTACTTATTACTGATGCAAACAACTGTACTTTAACACAAAATGTAACTATATCTACAATTCAAGATGTAACTGCGCCAGTGCCTAATGTAGCAAATCTTCCTGCCATTTCGAACTATTGTTCGATTTTACCAGCGCAAATTACAATACCAACAGCAACTGATAATTGTTCCGGAATTATATCTGCAACAACAACAGATCCTTTAACTTATACTGCTGTAGGTAATTATGTAATTACATGGACTTATACTGATGCTAGCGGAAATTTCGCAACACAACAGCAAAACCTTACTGTAACTGCTTCTCCATTAGATCAGGTAACTTTTGCTAATGCTGCATTTACTTATAACGGAAGTGTACGCACCATACAAGTTGCAAATCTTCCTGCCGGGGCAAGCGTAGTATATGCTACTACTCCATCAACAGGAACAGCAAACGGAGCAACTAATGCAGGAGTTTATACTGTTACAGCAACAGTAACACCAGATGTAAGTTCACCAAATTGTTCTCCAGTAACACTTACTGCACAGCTTACTATCAACAAAGCGGCACAGCAAATTACATTTGGAGCCATTTTGCCAAAGATTTTTGGAGTAGGTAATGACTTTAGTTTAAATGGTTCTTCTAATTCAGGTTTACCAATTCGTTACTCGTTCACTTACACTTCTGCCCTGCCGCCAGCTAATGTTTCAGCGCTTGGTTTAGTAAATGTTCTACGATCTGGCGAAGTATTAATTGTAGCACATCAGGATGGTAATGAAAATTACTTACCAGCAGCAGATGTTTCGCAAGTTCTGGTAATTAAAAATAATGATGTAACGGTATCAAAAATTACACTTGGCAGTCAAGTATATCTAAATCCGGCAAAAGAAATTAAGTATTTGATGGAATGTGGAGAAAGCAATGTAAATGTTGCCTTCACAAATGAAACAGGAGCAACATTCTCGCCTTCTGCCAATTTTACAATTACGCCTCCTAAACCGGGAATTTATACGCAAAATGTTACTGTGACTTCACAAGACGGAACTGTAACTGCCAATTATGCTTTAACTATAGAAAAACCATTTGGTTTCTATGACATTGTTCATCAAAAATTCAACAATGTATTGCTTATCAATAATAATCCTCAGACTAACGGAGGTTATGAGTTTGTTTCGTACCAATGGTTTAAAAATGGTCAATTGGTAGGAACGGGTCAATACTATTCAGCGGGAGATGATTTGGCGAATTCTTTAGATAAATCTGCAGATTTTAGTGTAAAAATGACGACCAAAGACGGAAAAACACTTCAAACATGTAGTACCAAAATAACGACTCAAAAATCGTTAGCTGCAAGACTTTATCCTAACCCAATTCAATCAGGACAAGTGATTACAGTTGAAGCAGATTACCCTGCGGAAGAATTAGAAAACATGCAAATAAGTTTGTATAATGTTTCTGGTCAATTGATTAAAACATTGAAATCATCTACGGTAAGAACTGAAATTCAATTACCTGATGCTGAAAGTAATATGTATGTTGTAGTTATCGAAACTCCAAACATCAAGAAAACGCTAAAAGTAATTGTAAATAAATAA
- the hxpB gene encoding hexitol phosphatase HxpB codes for MKAVIFDMDGVIIDSEPFWQRAEFEVFSSLGVALNTEFTTLTKTMTTVEVTKFWYDKFPWESKTLEEVEEMVIVRVMELIEQVGGEINGIESFVKKLKSNGFKIGLATNSPYKIIPVVLEKAGIAEYFDIIFSAEFVPLGKPDPAIYLMTSKELGIDPENCIVIEDSYSGMMAAKKAGMKVVAFTNGNQDVNLSLADYKMESFLEHELTIFS; via the coding sequence ATGAAGGCAGTTATTTTCGACATGGATGGTGTAATTATCGATTCGGAACCGTTTTGGCAAAGAGCCGAATTCGAGGTTTTTTCATCCCTTGGCGTAGCCTTAAATACAGAATTTACTACTTTAACCAAAACAATGACCACCGTAGAAGTAACAAAGTTTTGGTACGATAAATTTCCCTGGGAAAGCAAAACGCTCGAAGAGGTTGAAGAAATGGTAATCGTAAGAGTAATGGAGCTGATAGAGCAGGTTGGTGGCGAAATAAACGGCATTGAATCGTTTGTAAAAAAACTTAAATCAAATGGTTTTAAAATTGGTCTTGCAACAAATTCTCCATATAAAATAATACCTGTAGTTTTAGAAAAAGCGGGTATTGCTGAATATTTTGATATCATCTTCTCGGCAGAATTTGTACCATTAGGAAAACCTGATCCTGCTATATATTTAATGACATCGAAAGAATTGGGTATCGATCCTGAAAATTGCATTGTTATCGAAGATTCATATTCGGGAATGATGGCGGCGAAAAAGGCTGGTATGAAAGTCGTAGCCTTTACAAACGGAAATCAGGATGTTAACCTAAGTTTAGCCGACTATAAAATGGAGAGTTTTCTGGAACATGAGCTTACTATATTCTCTTGA
- a CDS encoding ABC transporter substrate-binding protein, giving the protein MDNFTKIGILLPKSQQYPTLDRDFMRGLKLTNPNVKFYIENIGIGADEKLIIEKIQKLNFQEDVSIIIGFFGHYNISEVYNYASKNDILLLAADTGATLPYETPTYKGVYINSYGLTESCYHLGTYLTAKNFQKVVTSTSFYDSGYGMLSAIEYAFKDKPIFAGHYITPFVPRENESAHMDNIINSYEPDAVFAFYSGLYAEENADFVNQNKVTKKYPFYVTPFFINDKILEEYKNEPHELYVVSSWMQNDSDNSNFTDEYKSKYSDSPSIFSTLGYEKGLILKTLLLNAENNLNINSLIEEMSKLNIAGPRGNIEFDKGTNRTLFNHHVYKLNLDSSNNISFNKIETFVNDGHFIKAFTLSTKPEQMGGWQNAYLCH; this is encoded by the coding sequence ATGGATAACTTTACTAAAATAGGAATTCTACTTCCAAAATCACAACAATATCCAACGCTCGACAGAGATTTTATGAGAGGATTAAAACTTACTAATCCTAATGTGAAATTTTACATCGAAAATATCGGTATTGGTGCAGATGAGAAACTGATAATCGAGAAAATACAAAAGTTAAATTTTCAAGAAGATGTATCAATTATCATTGGCTTTTTTGGGCATTATAATATATCTGAGGTTTATAACTATGCTTCAAAAAACGATATCCTATTGCTTGCCGCTGATACCGGAGCAACATTACCTTATGAAACACCTACTTACAAAGGTGTTTATATTAACTCCTATGGGCTAACGGAATCGTGTTATCATTTAGGTACTTATCTAACTGCCAAAAACTTTCAAAAAGTGGTAACCTCAACTTCGTTTTATGATTCAGGTTACGGCATGTTATCAGCAATTGAATATGCTTTTAAAGATAAACCAATTTTCGCAGGTCACTATATTACACCTTTTGTTCCCAGAGAAAATGAATCGGCACATATGGATAACATCATAAATTCTTATGAACCTGATGCTGTTTTTGCTTTCTATAGTGGCTTATATGCAGAGGAAAATGCCGATTTTGTAAATCAAAATAAAGTTACTAAAAAGTATCCGTTTTATGTTACTCCGTTTTTTATCAATGATAAAATTTTAGAAGAATATAAAAATGAGCCTCACGAACTTTATGTTGTAAGTTCATGGATGCAAAATGATAGTGATAATAGCAACTTTACCGATGAGTATAAAAGCAAATACTCAGATAGTCCTTCAATATTTTCGACTTTAGGTTATGAAAAAGGATTAATACTAAAAACCCTTCTTTTAAATGCAGAGAACAATCTTAATATAAACTCTTTAATTGAAGAAATGAGCAAACTTAATATTGCCGGACCTAGAGGAAATATTGAATTTGATAAGGGTACAAACAGAACATTATTTAATCATCATGTGTATAAATTAAATCTTGATTCTTCTAACAATATAAGTTTTAATAAAATTGAAACATTCGTTAATGACGGGCATTTTATTAAGGCTTTCACTTTATCTACTAAACCGGAACAAATGGGCGGCTGGCAAAATGCCTATTTATGTCATTAA